Proteins from one Enterobacter bugandensis genomic window:
- the lpxM gene encoding lauroyl-Kdo(2)-lipid IV(A) myristoyltransferase (LpxM is lauroyl-Kdo(2)-lipid IV(A) myristoyltransferase, an enzyme characterized in Escherichia coli and involved in biosynthesis of the form of lipid A found in that species and some closely related species.), producing the protein METKKNNIEYIPEFEKSFRHPRNWGAWLGVYTFAGIAMLPAALRDPVLGKIGRLAGRLGKSARRRAQINLYYCFPEKSDAEREAIIDAMYTTAPQAMAMMAELALKGPEKIIDRVDWKGLEIIDEMRRNDEKVIFLVPHGWGVDIPAMLMASQGQKMAAMFHNQGNKIYDFVWNTVRRRFGGRLHARNDGIKPFIQSVRQGYWGYYLPDQDHGPEHSEFVDFFATYKATLPAIGRLMKVCRARVIPLFPVYDGKTHRLSIEVRPPMDDLLTADDRTIARRMNEEVELLVGPHTEQYTWILKLLKTRKPGETEPYKRKELYPRK; encoded by the coding sequence ATGGAAACAAAAAAAAATAATATTGAATACATTCCTGAGTTTGAAAAATCCTTTCGACACCCGCGCAACTGGGGCGCCTGGCTGGGGGTTTACACCTTTGCGGGCATCGCTATGCTGCCTGCCGCGCTGCGCGATCCCGTACTGGGAAAAATTGGCCGTCTGGCCGGACGCTTAGGTAAAAGCGCGCGTCGTCGTGCGCAGATCAACCTCTATTACTGTTTTCCTGAAAAAAGCGATGCCGAGCGCGAGGCCATCATCGACGCGATGTATACCACCGCACCGCAGGCCATGGCGATGATGGCGGAGCTGGCGCTGAAAGGACCGGAAAAAATCATCGACCGCGTTGACTGGAAAGGGCTGGAAATCATCGACGAAATGCGTCGCAATGATGAGAAGGTCATTTTCCTCGTGCCGCACGGCTGGGGCGTGGATATCCCGGCAATGCTGATGGCTTCCCAGGGGCAGAAAATGGCGGCGATGTTCCATAACCAGGGCAATAAAATCTACGATTTCGTCTGGAATACGGTACGTCGTCGTTTTGGCGGACGCTTGCATGCGCGTAACGACGGCATCAAGCCGTTTATTCAGTCGGTACGTCAGGGGTACTGGGGCTACTATCTGCCGGACCAGGACCACGGACCTGAGCACAGCGAGTTTGTCGACTTCTTTGCAACCTACAAAGCCACGCTCCCCGCCATTGGGCGCCTGATGAAGGTTTGCCGCGCCCGCGTGATCCCGCTCTTTCCGGTTTACGACGGTAAAACGCATCGTCTGAGCATTGAAGTCCGTCCGCCGATGGACGACCTGCTGACCGCGGACGATCGCACCATCGCGCGCCGCATGAACGAAGAGGTGGAGCTGCTGGTGGGGCCGCATACCGAACAGTACACGTGGATACTGAAGCTGCTGAAAACGCGGAAGCCGGGAGAGACGGAGCCCTATAAGCGTAAAGAGCTTTACCCGAGGAAATAG
- the mepM gene encoding murein DD-endopeptidase MepM, whose amino-acid sequence MQQIARSVALAFNNLPRPHRVMLGSLTVLTLAVAVWRPYVYHPSSAPIIKTIELEKSEIRSLLPEASEPIDQAAQEDEAIPQDELDDKTENEAGIHEYVVSTGDTLSSVLNQYGIDMGNISQLAAADKDLRNLKIGQQLSWTLTADGDLQRLTWEMSRRETRTYDRTANGFKMTSEMQKGDWVNSVMKGTVGGSFVSSARDAGLTSGEISAVIKAMQWQMDFRKLKKGDEFSVLMSREMLDGKREQSQLLGVRLRSEGKDYYAIRAEDGKFYDRSGTGLAKGFLRFPTAKQFRVSSNFNPRRLNPVTGRVAPHRGVDFAMPQGTPVLAVGDGEVVMAKRSGAAGYYVAIRHGRTYTTRYMHLRKLLVKPGQKVKRGDRIALSGNTGRSTGPHLHYEVWINQQAVNPLTAKLPRTEGLTGKDRSDYLAQAREVIPQLSLN is encoded by the coding sequence GTGCAACAGATAGCCCGCTCTGTCGCCCTGGCATTTAACAATCTGCCTCGACCCCACCGCGTTATGCTGGGGTCGCTTACAGTTCTCACCTTAGCGGTCGCCGTCTGGCGGCCCTATGTTTACCACCCGAGTTCTGCCCCTATCATTAAAACCATCGAGCTTGAAAAGAGCGAGATCCGCTCTTTGCTGCCTGAAGCCAGCGAGCCTATCGACCAGGCCGCTCAGGAAGATGAAGCTATCCCTCAGGATGAACTGGACGATAAAACCGAGAACGAAGCGGGGATCCACGAATACGTTGTCTCTACCGGTGACACGCTGAGCAGCGTGCTCAACCAGTACGGTATCGACATGGGCAATATCAGCCAGCTGGCCGCTGCGGATAAAGACCTGCGTAACCTGAAAATCGGGCAACAGCTCTCCTGGACATTAACGGCGGATGGCGATCTTCAGCGTTTGACCTGGGAAATGTCCCGCCGCGAAACCCGCACCTATGACCGCACTGCAAACGGTTTCAAAATGACCAGTGAAATGCAGAAAGGCGACTGGGTTAACAGCGTGATGAAAGGTACCGTGGGCGGAAGCTTTGTTTCCAGCGCCCGTGATGCGGGCCTGACCAGCGGTGAAATCAGCGCGGTGATCAAAGCCATGCAGTGGCAGATGGATTTCCGTAAGCTGAAGAAAGGCGATGAGTTTTCCGTCCTGATGTCCCGCGAAATGCTGGACGGCAAGCGCGAGCAGAGCCAGCTGCTGGGGGTGCGTCTGCGCTCCGAGGGAAAAGATTACTACGCCATTCGCGCTGAAGACGGCAAGTTCTATGACCGCAGCGGTACGGGCCTTGCGAAAGGCTTCCTGCGTTTCCCGACGGCGAAACAGTTCCGCGTATCCTCTAACTTTAACCCGCGTCGTCTGAACCCGGTTACCGGGCGCGTTGCGCCTCACCGCGGGGTAGACTTCGCGATGCCGCAGGGCACGCCGGTGCTGGCCGTTGGCGATGGCGAAGTGGTGATGGCAAAACGCAGCGGTGCAGCGGGCTATTACGTGGCTATCCGTCACGGTCGTACCTATACCACCCGCTATATGCACCTGCGTAAGCTGTTGGTCAAACCGGGGCAGAAAGTGAAACGCGGTGACCGTATCGCGCTCTCCGGCAACACCGGACGCTCTACTGGCCCGCACCTGCACTATGAAGTGTGGATCAACCAGCAGGCAGTGAACCCGCTGACGGCCAAACTGCCGCGCACCGAAGGCCTGACAGGTAAAGATCGTTCCGATTACCTGGCGCAGGCGAGAGAGGTGATACCGCAGCTGAGCTTAAACTAA
- the znuA gene encoding zinc ABC transporter substrate-binding protein ZnuA — protein sequence MLHKNTLLFAALSAALWGTTAQDVNAAVVASLKPLGFIASAIADGVTETQVLLPDGASEHDYSLRPSDVKRLQNADLVVWIGPEMEAFMQKSAKQIADEKQVAIAGLSGVKPLLMKGADDDGDEHDHHAAEGEKGDGDHHHGEYNMHLWLSPEIARLSAVAIHDKLVELMPQSRAKLDANLKDFEAQLAATDKQVGNELAPLKGKGYFVFHDAYGYYEKHYGLTPLGHFTVNPEIQPGAQRLHEIRTQLVEQKATCVFAEPQFRPAVVEAVARGTSVRMGTLDPLGTNIQLSKASYSQFLSQLANQYASCLKGD from the coding sequence ATGTTACATAAAAATACGCTTCTTTTCGCAGCATTATCCGCTGCCCTTTGGGGAACAACCGCACAAGATGTTAACGCTGCCGTTGTTGCTTCGCTTAAACCGCTTGGATTCATCGCGTCGGCCATTGCCGATGGGGTAACGGAAACCCAGGTTCTGCTCCCTGACGGGGCCTCAGAGCATGACTATTCTCTGCGTCCGTCTGATGTAAAACGCTTACAAAACGCAGACTTAGTTGTCTGGATTGGTCCGGAGATGGAAGCATTCATGCAGAAATCCGCCAAACAGATTGCTGATGAAAAACAGGTCGCGATTGCCGGGCTTTCCGGCGTGAAACCGTTGCTCATGAAAGGGGCGGATGATGACGGTGACGAACATGACCATCACGCTGCAGAGGGTGAAAAAGGTGATGGAGATCACCATCACGGCGAGTACAACATGCATCTCTGGCTATCCCCAGAGATAGCGCGGCTTTCAGCGGTTGCAATCCATGACAAATTAGTGGAACTTATGCCGCAAAGTCGAGCCAAACTAGACGCCAACCTGAAGGATTTTGAGGCACAATTAGCCGCAACCGATAAGCAGGTAGGTAATGAGCTCGCACCGTTGAAAGGAAAAGGGTATTTCGTTTTTCATGACGCCTACGGCTACTACGAAAAACACTATGGCCTGACCCCGCTTGGGCACTTTACCGTCAACCCTGAAATTCAACCTGGTGCGCAGCGTTTACATGAAATCAGAACACAGTTGGTTGAGCAGAAAGCGACATGCGTTTTTGCTGAGCCACAGTTCAGGCCAGCGGTCGTAGAAGCCGTGGCCAGGGGAACATCCGTGCGCATGGGAACCCTTGACCCGCTAGGTACGAATATCCAGTTGAGCAAAGCGAGCTATTCGCAGTTCCTCAGCCAACTGGCGAACCAGTATGCGAGCTGCCTGAAAGGAGATTAA
- the znuC gene encoding zinc ABC transporter ATP-binding protein ZnuC codes for MTTLVSLDNISVSFGQRRVLSDVSLDLKPGKILTLLGPNGAGKSTLVRVVLGLVTPDEGVITREEKLRIGYVPQKLHLDATLPLTVNRFLRLRPGTRKADILPALKRVQAGHLIDAPLQKLSGGETQRVLLARALLSSPQLLVLDEPTQGVDVNGQVALYDLIDQLRRELNCAVLMVSHDLHLVMAKTDEVLCLNHHICCSGTPEVVSMHPEFISMFGPRGAEQLGIYRHHHNHRHDLQGRIVLRRGNGHS; via the coding sequence ATGACGACTCTGGTTTCTCTCGACAATATTTCGGTCTCCTTTGGCCAGCGCCGCGTCCTCTCTGACGTATCGCTGGATCTCAAGCCCGGAAAAATCCTGACGCTGCTCGGCCCCAATGGCGCAGGTAAATCCACTCTGGTGCGCGTGGTGCTGGGTCTGGTTACACCGGATGAAGGTGTAATCACGCGCGAGGAAAAATTGCGGATCGGCTATGTGCCGCAAAAATTACATCTGGACGCCACCCTGCCGCTGACGGTAAATCGTTTTCTGCGTCTGCGTCCCGGCACGCGAAAAGCCGATATTCTCCCGGCGCTGAAGCGCGTGCAGGCGGGCCACCTTATCGATGCGCCGTTGCAGAAGCTGTCCGGCGGTGAGACGCAGCGCGTTTTGCTGGCCCGTGCGCTGCTGAGCAGCCCGCAGCTGCTGGTGCTGGATGAGCCAACCCAGGGCGTGGACGTCAATGGTCAGGTCGCGCTTTATGATTTGATCGACCAGCTGCGCCGCGAACTGAACTGCGCCGTGCTGATGGTCTCCCATGACCTGCATCTGGTGATGGCGAAAACCGACGAAGTGCTGTGTCTCAACCATCACATTTGCTGTTCCGGCACGCCTGAAGTGGTCTCAATGCACCCGGAATTTATCTCCATGTTCGGCCCTCGCGGCGCTGAACAGCTTGGCATTTATCGCCATCATCATAATCACCGCCATGATTTGCAGGGACGAATCGTTCTGCGTCGGGGAAATGGACACTCATGA
- the znuB gene encoding zinc ABC transporter permease subunit ZnuB: MIELLLPGWLAGVMLACAAGPLGSFVVWRRMSYFGDTLAHASLLGVAFGLLLDVNPFYAVIVVTLLLAAGLVWLEKRPHLAIDTLLGIMAHSALSLGLVVVSLMSNIRVDLMAYLFGDLLAVTPDDLIAIAIGVVVVLGILLWQWRNLLAMTVSPDLAFVDGVKLQRVKLLLMLVTALTIGVAMKFVGALIITSLLIIPAATARRFARTPEQMAGIAVVIGMIAVTGGLTFSAFYDTPAGPSVVLSAAVLFVFSMMKKTAQ; the protein is encoded by the coding sequence ATGATTGAACTGTTACTGCCCGGCTGGCTGGCCGGGGTTATGCTTGCCTGCGCCGCAGGCCCACTCGGCTCGTTTGTGGTGTGGCGCAGAATGTCTTACTTCGGTGATACCCTGGCGCATGCGTCGCTGCTGGGCGTTGCCTTTGGTTTGCTGCTGGATGTGAATCCCTTTTACGCGGTGATTGTGGTCACGCTGCTGCTGGCGGCCGGTCTGGTCTGGCTGGAGAAGCGCCCTCACCTCGCGATTGATACGCTGCTTGGCATCATGGCGCACAGCGCGCTGTCGCTGGGTCTGGTCGTTGTTAGCCTGATGTCAAATATCCGCGTTGACCTGATGGCCTACCTGTTTGGCGATCTGCTGGCCGTGACGCCTGACGATCTCATCGCGATCGCCATTGGCGTGGTGGTGGTACTGGGTATTCTGCTGTGGCAGTGGCGGAATTTACTGGCAATGACCGTCAGCCCGGATCTGGCGTTTGTCGACGGCGTGAAGCTGCAGCGCGTCAAGCTGCTGCTGATGCTGGTGACGGCGTTAACGATTGGTGTCGCAATGAAGTTTGTCGGGGCACTGATCATCACATCGCTGCTGATCATCCCTGCCGCCACGGCGCGCCGTTTTGCACGTACGCCAGAGCAAATGGCCGGTATCGCGGTGGTTATCGGGATGATCGCCGTCACGGGCGGGTTAACCTTTTCGGCGTTTTATGACACGCCGGCCGGACCGTCGGTGGTCTTGAGTGCGGCGGTGTTGTTTGTTTTCAGTATGATGAAAAAGACCGCGCAGTAG
- the ruvB gene encoding Holliday junction branch migration DNA helicase RuvB, translating to MIEADRLVSAGTLQAEDVVDRAIRPKLLDEYIGQPQVRSQMEIFIQAAKLRGDALDHLLIFGPPGLGKTTLANIVANEMGVNLRTTSGPVLEKAGDLAAMLTNLEPHDVLFIDEIHRLSPVVEEVLYPAMEDYQLDIMIGEGPAARSIKIDLPPFTLIGATTRAGSLTSPLRDRFGIVQRLEFYQVPDLQHIVGRSARYMGLDMSEEGAYEVAKRSRGTPRIANRLLRRVRDFAEVKHDGSISAEIAAQALDMLNVDAEGFDYMDRKLLLAVLDKFFGGPVGLDNLAAAIGEERETIEDVLEPYLIQQGFLQRTPRGRMATVRAWNHFGITPPAMP from the coding sequence ATGATTGAAGCAGACCGCCTGGTATCGGCAGGCACCCTTCAGGCAGAAGACGTGGTGGATCGTGCGATCCGCCCGAAGCTGCTTGATGAGTACATCGGCCAGCCGCAGGTACGTTCCCAGATGGAGATTTTCATCCAGGCGGCAAAGCTGCGCGGCGATGCGCTCGATCACCTGCTGATTTTTGGCCCGCCGGGGTTAGGTAAAACTACCCTGGCGAATATCGTCGCCAATGAAATGGGCGTCAACCTGCGTACCACCTCCGGCCCGGTGCTGGAGAAAGCGGGCGATCTGGCGGCGATGCTGACCAACCTTGAACCGCATGACGTGCTGTTTATCGATGAGATCCACCGCCTGTCACCGGTGGTGGAGGAAGTGCTCTATCCTGCGATGGAAGATTACCAGCTGGATATCATGATCGGCGAAGGCCCGGCCGCGCGCTCCATCAAAATCGATCTGCCGCCGTTTACCCTGATTGGCGCCACGACGCGCGCCGGGTCGCTAACCTCTCCGCTGCGCGACCGCTTTGGCATCGTTCAGCGTCTGGAGTTTTATCAGGTGCCCGATCTTCAGCATATCGTGGGGCGCAGCGCGCGCTACATGGGGCTGGATATGAGCGAAGAGGGGGCATATGAAGTGGCGAAACGTTCCCGCGGTACGCCGCGTATTGCTAACCGCCTGCTGCGCCGCGTGCGTGACTTTGCTGAAGTGAAGCACGATGGTTCGATTTCCGCCGAGATCGCCGCCCAGGCGCTGGATATGCTGAACGTCGATGCTGAAGGCTTTGACTACATGGACCGCAAACTGCTGCTGGCGGTGCTGGACAAGTTCTTCGGTGGCCCGGTTGGGCTGGATAACCTGGCGGCGGCAATTGGCGAAGAGCGTGAGACGATTGAAGATGTGCTGGAGCCGTATCTGATCCAGCAGGGCTTCTTACAGCGTACCCCACGTGGTCGTATGGCGACGGTGCGGGCGTGGAATCATTTCGGTATTACGCCGCCCGCGATGCCGTAA
- the ruvA gene encoding Holliday junction branch migration protein RuvA, translating into MIGRLRGIIIEKQPPLVLLEVGGVGYEVHMPMTCFYELPDAGKEAIVFTQFVVREDAQLLYGFNNKQERTLFRELIKTNGVGPKLALAILSGMSAPQFVNAVEREDPAALVKLPGIGKKTAERLIVEMKDRFKGLHGDLFTPAADLVLTAPGAPASDDDAEQEAVAALVALGYKPQEASRMVSKIAKPDASSETLIREALRAAL; encoded by the coding sequence GTGATAGGCAGACTCAGAGGCATCATCATTGAAAAACAACCCCCGTTAGTGCTGCTGGAAGTGGGTGGCGTGGGCTATGAAGTCCATATGCCGATGACCTGTTTCTACGAGCTGCCGGACGCGGGCAAAGAGGCGATTGTCTTTACCCAGTTTGTGGTGCGTGAAGATGCCCAGCTGCTGTACGGCTTTAACAACAAGCAGGAACGTACCCTGTTCCGCGAGCTGATTAAAACCAACGGTGTGGGGCCTAAGCTGGCGCTGGCGATTTTGTCCGGCATGTCCGCTCCGCAGTTTGTGAATGCCGTTGAGCGCGAAGATCCCGCGGCGCTGGTTAAGCTTCCGGGCATTGGTAAGAAAACCGCAGAGCGTCTGATTGTTGAGATGAAAGACCGCTTTAAAGGTCTGCACGGCGATCTGTTCACTCCGGCTGCCGATTTGGTTCTGACTGCTCCGGGTGCGCCTGCCTCTGATGATGACGCCGAGCAGGAAGCGGTTGCCGCGCTGGTGGCGCTGGGCTATAAACCTCAGGAGGCCAGCCGGATGGTGAGCAAAATTGCCAAACCGGACGCCAGCAGTGAAACTCTGATTCGTGAAGCGCTGCGCGCTGCATTGTGA
- the ruvC gene encoding crossover junction endodeoxyribonuclease RuvC, with translation MSIILGIDPGSRVTGYGVIRQVGRQLTYLGSGCIRTKVDDLPSRLKLIYAGVSEIITQFQPDYFAIEQVFMAKNADSALKLGQARGVAIVAAVNQDLPVFEYAARQVKQTVVGIGSAEKSQVQHMVRTLLKLPANPQADAADALAIAITHCHVSQNAMQMSESRLNLARGRLR, from the coding sequence ATGTCGATTATCCTCGGGATTGACCCCGGCTCACGCGTCACCGGGTATGGCGTTATCCGTCAGGTGGGACGCCAGCTAACCTACCTCGGCAGTGGATGCATTCGCACCAAAGTGGACGATCTGCCGTCGCGCCTCAAGCTTATTTATGCGGGCGTATCGGAGATCATCACCCAGTTTCAGCCAGACTATTTCGCCATTGAGCAGGTCTTTATGGCGAAGAACGCGGATTCGGCGCTGAAGCTCGGTCAGGCGCGTGGGGTGGCCATCGTGGCTGCGGTGAACCAGGATTTGCCGGTATTCGAATACGCGGCAAGGCAGGTCAAGCAGACGGTGGTGGGCATCGGTAGCGCGGAGAAGAGCCAGGTGCAGCACATGGTGCGCACCCTGCTGAAGCTTCCCGCGAACCCGCAGGCCGACGCCGCCGATGCGCTGGCGATTGCGATTACCCACTGCCACGTCAGCCAGAACGCGATGCAAATGAGCGAGTCGCGGCTCAATCTGGCGCGAGGCAGGTTACGATAA
- a CDS encoding YebC/PmpR family DNA-binding transcriptional regulator, producing the protein MAGHSKWANTKHRKAAQDAKRGKIFTKIIRELVTAARLGGGDPASNPRLRAAVDKALSNNMTRDTLNRAIARGVGGDEDANMETIIYEGYGPGGTAVMVECLSDNRNRTVAEVRHAFTKTGGNLGTDGSVAYLFSKKGVISFEKGDEDAIMEAALEAGAEDVVTYDDGAIDVYTAWEEMGAVRDALEAAGLKADNAEVSMIPSTKADMDAETAPKLLRLIDMLEDCDDVQEVYHNGEISDEVAATL; encoded by the coding sequence ATGGCAGGTCATAGTAAGTGGGCCAACACCAAACACCGTAAAGCGGCACAGGATGCCAAGCGCGGTAAGATCTTTACCAAAATCATTCGCGAGCTGGTGACAGCAGCGCGTCTGGGCGGCGGCGACCCGGCTTCTAACCCACGTCTGCGCGCGGCGGTAGATAAAGCGCTGTCTAACAACATGACGCGTGACACCCTGAACCGTGCTATCGCACGCGGCGTGGGCGGTGATGAAGACGCGAACATGGAAACCATCATTTATGAAGGTTACGGCCCTGGCGGTACTGCGGTGATGGTTGAATGCCTGTCTGACAACCGTAACCGTACCGTTGCGGAAGTGCGCCACGCGTTCACCAAAACCGGTGGTAACCTGGGCACTGACGGCTCCGTAGCTTACCTGTTCAGCAAAAAAGGCGTCATCTCTTTCGAGAAAGGCGACGAAGATGCGATCATGGAAGCGGCGTTAGAAGCGGGTGCGGAAGACGTGGTGACCTACGATGATGGTGCCATTGACGTCTACACCGCGTGGGAAGAGATGGGTGCCGTGCGCGATGCGCTGGAAGCGGCGGGCCTGAAAGCGGACAACGCAGAAGTCTCCATGATCCCGTCCACCAAAGCGGATATGGATGCAGAAACCGCACCGAAACTGCTGCGTCTGATCGACATGCTCGAAGACTGCGACGACGTGCAGGAAGTGTACCACAACGGTGAAATCTCTGATGAGGTTGCAGCGACTCTCTGA
- the nudB gene encoding dihydroneopterin triphosphate diphosphatase yields the protein MAYKLPVSVLVVIYAEDTKRVLMLQRRDDPDFWQSVTGSLEEGETAAQAAAREVKEEVTIDVAHEQLTLKDCQRTVEFEIFSHLRHRYAPGIERNTESWFCLALPHEREIVFTEHLNYRWVNAADAAALTKSWSNRQAIEEFVINAA from the coding sequence ATGGCATATAAGCTTCCCGTTTCTGTCCTGGTGGTCATTTATGCAGAAGACACGAAGCGGGTGCTGATGTTGCAGCGGCGCGACGATCCTGATTTCTGGCAGTCGGTTACCGGCAGCCTGGAAGAGGGGGAGACCGCGGCGCAGGCCGCCGCGCGTGAAGTAAAGGAAGAGGTCACCATTGACGTTGCTCATGAGCAACTGACCCTGAAGGACTGTCAGCGCACGGTGGAGTTTGAAATTTTTAGCCATTTACGTCATCGCTATGCGCCGGGCATTGAGCGCAACACGGAGTCGTGGTTCTGTCTCGCGCTCCCCCATGAGCGGGAGATCGTGTTTACCGAACACCTGAACTACCGCTGGGTGAACGCGGCGGATGCCGCCGCACTGACCAAGTCGTGGAGCAACCGGCAGGCGATTGAAGAATTTGTAATTAACGCGGCCTGA
- the aspS gene encoding aspartate--tRNA ligase, which yields MRTEYCGQLRQSHVGQQVTLCGWVNRRRDLGSLIFIDMRDREGIVQVFFDPDRADALKLASELRNEFCIQVTGTVRARDEKNVNADMATGAIEVLASDLVIINRAEALPLDSNHVNTEEARLKYRYLDLRRPEMAQRLKTRAKITSLVRRFMDDHGFLDIETPMLTKATPEGARDYLVPSRVHKGKFYALPQSPQLFKQLLMMSGFDRYYQIVKCFRDEDLRADRQPEFTQIDVETSFMTAEQVREVMEALVRSLWNDVKGVELGDFPIMTFAEAERRYGSDKPDLRNPMELVDVADLVKSVEFAVFAGPANDPKGRVAALRVPGGAALSRKQIDDYGNFIKIYGAKGLAYIKVTERAKGLEGITSPVAKFLNADIVEAILERTGAQDGDMIFFGADNKKVVADAMGALRLKLGKDLNLTDESKWAPLWVIDFPMFEDDGEGGLTAMHHPFTSPKEMTAAELKAAPEEAVANAYDMVINGYEVGGGSVRIHSGEMQQTVFGILGINEQEQREKFGFLLDALKYGTPPHAGLAFGLDRLTMLLTGTDNIRDVIAFPKTTAAACLMTEAPSFANPAALAELGIEVVKKEEKN from the coding sequence ATGCGTACAGAATATTGCGGGCAGCTGCGTCAGTCCCACGTCGGACAGCAGGTCACCCTGTGTGGTTGGGTCAACCGTCGTCGTGATCTTGGTAGCCTTATCTTCATCGATATGCGCGACCGTGAAGGTATCGTTCAGGTGTTCTTCGACCCGGATCGCGCAGATGCGCTGAAGCTGGCCTCTGAGCTGCGTAATGAGTTCTGCATTCAGGTCACCGGCACCGTGCGTGCGCGTGACGAGAAAAACGTTAACGCAGACATGGCGACGGGCGCTATCGAAGTGCTGGCGTCCGATCTGGTTATCATCAACCGTGCCGAAGCGCTGCCGCTGGACTCCAACCACGTCAACACTGAAGAAGCGCGTCTGAAATACCGCTACCTGGATCTGCGTCGTCCGGAAATGGCTCAGCGCCTGAAAACCCGTGCGAAAATCACCAGCCTGGTGCGTCGCTTTATGGATGACCACGGTTTCCTCGATATTGAAACCCCGATGCTGACCAAAGCCACGCCGGAAGGCGCGCGCGATTACCTGGTGCCATCCCGCGTTCATAAAGGCAAGTTCTACGCGCTGCCGCAGTCACCGCAGCTGTTCAAACAGCTGCTGATGATGTCCGGCTTCGACCGCTATTATCAAATCGTTAAGTGCTTCCGCGACGAAGACCTGCGCGCTGACCGTCAGCCAGAATTTACCCAGATCGATGTTGAAACTTCCTTCATGACCGCCGAACAGGTGCGTGAAGTGATGGAAGCGCTGGTGCGTAGCCTGTGGAACGACGTGAAGGGCGTTGAGCTGGGCGATTTCCCGATCATGACCTTCGCCGAAGCGGAACGTCGCTACGGCTCCGACAAACCAGACCTGCGTAACCCGATGGAGCTGGTGGACGTAGCAGACCTGGTGAAATCCGTTGAGTTCGCGGTATTCGCGGGACCGGCTAACGATCCGAAAGGCCGCGTGGCTGCCCTGCGCGTACCGGGCGGCGCGGCGCTGAGCCGTAAGCAGATTGATGACTACGGCAACTTTATTAAGATCTACGGCGCGAAAGGTCTGGCCTATATTAAAGTGACCGAGCGTGCGAAAGGTCTGGAAGGGATCACCAGCCCGGTGGCGAAATTCCTGAACGCGGACATCGTGGAAGCGATCCTTGAGCGCACCGGTGCGCAGGACGGCGACATGATCTTCTTCGGCGCAGACAACAAGAAAGTCGTTGCGGATGCGATGGGCGCGCTGCGTCTGAAGCTCGGCAAAGACCTGAACCTGACCGATGAAAGCAAATGGGCGCCACTGTGGGTTATCGACTTCCCGATGTTTGAAGACGACGGTGAAGGCGGCCTGACCGCGATGCACCACCCGTTCACCTCGCCAAAAGAGATGACGGCGGCAGAGCTGAAAGCGGCGCCGGAAGAGGCAGTGGCAAACGCTTATGACATGGTTATCAACGGCTATGAAGTGGGCGGCGGCTCCGTGCGTATTCACAGCGGTGAAATGCAGCAGACCGTGTTCGGCATTCTGGGTATTAACGAGCAGGAGCAGCGCGAGAAGTTTGGCTTCCTGCTGGACGCCCTGAAGTACGGCACACCGCCGCACGCGGGTCTGGCCTTCGGTCTCGACCGTCTGACCATGCTGCTGACCGGCACCGATAACATTCGTGACGTTATCGCCTTCCCGAAAACCACTGCCGCAGCGTGTCTGATGACCGAAGCGCCAAGCTTTGCCAACCCGGCAGCGCTGGCCGAGCTGGGCATTGAAGTGGTGAAGAAGGAAGAGAAAAACTGA